tccaagttgcagttatacattttctagccactgctaattctaaacgaatatatgcaatttgaggtttctccaagcgtaaatttgccataattgtattcatgtatcccagtaatcatacccatggatccacatataaatctatttgaaaaGAAATCGCAAAAATTTAATCACTTTTTACCAAAAGGGCTTCAACTTTAAACATTCCCACGCTGAGTataaaaaaagtacctgtctgatcaccaaatcaaaaacacaaatctgacccactaaatccatattttgtcagtttttcaggagttcaatataactgatgcagaaaGTTATAATTAGCTAaactatatcgtacattaattaatttcataacactAACCAAACACATGTAAGACCACTCATCCACAGAAATAGGAAcacataaatccttctcccatctatcctttattttaaatatatctaccttTTTCATCTCTTTGTGTAATAACACATCATTTCAGAAAcaaatcccttttttccccttatcaacaatgaatctctcaaatttcatttgaccaggttATACTAAATTTCTACCAAAGCATTCCAATAATAAATCTTGTACTTGATAGtaagcaaataaagtattttgcgatattccaaatttctctctgtctATTAAACCAAAGAAGTGAATCGACTTCAAAACAGTCCTCCAATAATATCActtcttttgattcccaatcgttcaaataagaattattcatagaaaatgaaattgtctgattctgatataatggtgtcttagctgaaatcttacctttcgatcctataaactgattccatttataccatactcctatcaaatgtttcaatactggcagttgatactactgcaaaagcagaggattccatttatatataaaataatgtattgttctttcttgtatttgatccctctccacattcacccacatcggaggttggtcaatatcaaacactctattaataaattttaattgtgctacttgataataattttgaaaatgtggtaattgatgaCCTCCCAAAACATACCTCCATGTTAACTTTTGCATAGAGATTCGAGACAACATACCATTCCATAGAAAGAAACAAtctgctttatttaattcctgaaagatctTTCCCAGTATAACactcagaatagattgaaacaaatactgaatgcgaggatatatattcattttaatacaatttacccatcCAATCAGTGTTAGCAGTaactccttccatctatttaaatcaaacttaatcttatttaataatggtacataatttaagctgtataaattttgatactctttatccattataatgcccaaataattttatttgaccatttaaacttcataagttgtttacaatctgaataatatCCATCTGATATTAGTAATATCTCactttactttataacctgacattaccccgtatcttttcaacaaattttgtaatggttctaaagaattcttaggttgagacaaatatatcaacacatcatctgcaaacagattaattttatactcttgcccaccaattgtaattcccttaatattcatttcttgcctaattgcttggttctataactaatgcaaataaggctagtgACAGCGGACGACCCTGTCTAGTggatctaaacaaattaaatgccttcaaaatctgtccattcgtcaccacccgAGCAAAGGATTAgaatataatgccttaacccaactggtaaagagtggtccaaatttatatttttctaacaccttaaataaaaattccactccacactgtGGAAAGCCGTTTCCACGTCTAGCGCTAATATCATTGTCTGGTTGAgttgtcttgaagcattaattattgtaattaatttagtaatattatcagctgaacatctgtccttgataaatcctgcttgatccacatgtactaattgCGGTAAAAagttagccaatctgtttgctaaaacctttgctacaattttgtaataTACATTCAAgattaatatttattaatattagtctgtatgagacaacttttaatggatctctgtctttctttgggataactgttattaatgcccttgaaaaccactctggaaataaacctgtatcagtGGCTTGTTATTccggaaataacaaatcataaaattctttctaaaattccaatgtaaatccatcttctccaggtgattttccacttggcatagattgtaacacctccttaagttccaaatcagtaaatgaaccATCCAAAGTCTTAATATCCACTTCCTCtaataaaggtaaatttaaatttgacaaaaaacaatcaatctgctccatatccgaattcccttcagataaagtcccgataaaatgtacaaaattcatcattaatatcctgtggtttatgttATCTCTGAATTTCTCCTAACTGCATTCTAGACACTTGTTCAGTTtccaattgccaagctaaaaccttatgtgctctctcCCTCAACTCATAGTAGAGCTGTTTCaatcattgaattattttttcacaattgtattgtaacaaagcttcaatttggacaactgtattttattatcctcagttgaatttttcttaaatgtcttctctaatgttgcaatttctttctctaagccctgaatttctgctatatattgtttcttcacttgttctatataactaataatttgacctcgtaaatatcttttttaaagtatcccataacataaacttactttgaactgatccctcattcgtttctaaaaaaacctaatctgatctcttacaagcgtaataatttcaggttttttttaaacaacgtttcattaaatcaccaacaataACAAGTTTCCACCATCTCAGCGATACTACgtgaaattaacaataatgagtgatctgacagaatcctactcttatactcagccTGTCTGATTCGATCCTGCAAAtgggctgataccaaaaaaatctattcttgaaacCGAATCATGACGtgcagaataaaaggaaaaatccttttTGGTCGGATTCCTCCGTtcccatatttccactaaatttaaaaccCCCATTAACTCAGttattctttttgccattttgtcttttttcacaatttttggagatttaatcAACaacggatccaaacaacaattaaaatctcctccaaccataatattctcattgattgattcaaatataaaaatgcatcaggaacAAAGTGAACATCATCTTCATTCAGTCCGTAAAAATTCATCCATGTCCAAGCCTCTGAAAATAgtttccaattaaccttcaaaaccctctctacatgagcagaaaaagattctaaaaaGGCACCTTTTTATGTATCTCCCGATAGTTTTTACCTGGCCCACCAGGAGTcactgttttcacttttgtacatggttTTTCATTGTTTGAGAAGATTTTATAATTTGCAATGTTTTCCCGAGaattttaacagctcttggctaaTATTGTGAACTCCGAGTTGCGCACAtattgaaatatgaaaataaagtatCTATTTTGAGGAACAGAAGGAAAGGACACTGCTGGTGACACATCTCAGAGAGCAAAGGTGCAGGAagggggaacattgcagagtgcgtcgaaagaaccaaacacttgttgatccaaaccaagacttttattaactaaaagactggagcatatcataagtgggtcgaccagtccagaatgacctggtctggctaggagaaatcctttaagacctgccagtaggtgtggctacactctcagccaatcacagtcatcctaaagTACACTGTGGACAGATACACATTGgtgttagaatctgtactatcagggGGAACGACCAGAAGGCAATTGCTGTGTTATGTGGCTTTCTGCAGGTGTGCAGAAATGCTGGGAAACAATTCTGGGGGCCATCTCTTTTTCTTCACCCGTTACAGAGCAGCAGGTAGCTGGGAGAAAACagcaaggctgcagagagacagatagattaggagaatggaaaaagaagaggccagtgaattccaaagtaggaaaatgtctggtcatgaactttgggagaaggaataaaagggccgaTTGAAAATTCTGGGGGAGATGGACCTTGGCATCGCCGTGCAGGATGCCCCATAGGTTAACTTCCATGTTGGTGGTCAATCAGCTGATTGGAATGTTGGTATTCATATCACaaagaataggatataagagcagggatgtgatgttgaggcttaagaAGGCACTGGCGAGGCTGCACCTGCAATAGCGGagagagttttgggctccttattgaagaaaggatgtgctggcattgcagaagattcacaagaatgattcctggaatgaagggattaatatatgaggaaggtttgatggatcttggactatactccttggtgttcagaagaatgatgagTGGTAGGGGTCCTAAGAAGCACTTCGAATGTTGAGAAGCCTGGATACAGTAGATTTGGTAAAATTATCTCCCATGTTAGAGGAGTCAAGGacgagagagcacaacttcagggttgaaggattcccactaaaaacagaggtgcagagggatttcttgacacacagactgcagaacctcttgaattttttaactggtggctgcagtgaccaaatcattgggtgcatttaatgaacttcaactctgtctgctgcaacagggtggatctccctgtggccacccatttcaatgcttACATGGCTGACCGTGGACTCAAGCACATTTAGATTCTGATGAAAACAATTCATTAAATCAGTAAAAGTTCAACCACAGCAACTGCTGGAATATAAGTtatacaaaactgctggaaaaagcaggtcaggaagcagagaAACCAAGAACTGGAGAAGTAAGAAAACAAGTGTATTTGAATTGACAGGCTGGAGAAAACACAGAATAGGTGTTGGGAAATTTGCAAAGAAAGTCCTGGCCAAATAATGTAAGAAGCAGCCAAGTGGAACCACAAGATGCCCCTGTTATGCAATTTTCCCAGGTGGCACATTTTTGTGGCCTTGTCTTGAGATGTGCATCTATATGTTGTGGTTAAAAACCCACCgttaagctggaggagctcagcccggattttcagtgtccataggagatcaagatatattcccaacatttcagtcctgagcccttcttcaaggaatgagccagaTACAGGAACTCTtagaaaaggcactttcaggtggccaaatgccccacttgtaaagccgcatataatGGCAATATGGGCTGCCGGAAGGCCACCTGAATGCGCAGGATGCGCCTGCCAAATgaacttggtaaccctcctccgagagggataatcggcacaacacagaaatgctgtggtgccgggtggaggtgtttgttgtgtttaccatttttgtttttgttctgcagtgttcaagtgtggagtgtatttgcaatgtgatttgtccgttccatggtttacatctagtttaaacataatgtgaaatgtttacattgctatatcgaactcagatatttatgaagcaataagatttctcaaaaaatgttttttattacatttttgacaagcacacaagtctCATTTATATGCAACCATTACTTCACGAGAacacataacatgccaggcagTAGGCTCATGTTGTcgcattgggtggggagggtggaggggggaacaagTTGTGGAAATTAGGAGCTAGGTGGCAGGGTcatacccttacaggatggacaaaatggcagaatggatggcctggtgcccatgggcctgctgattgcgacaatctgtgctaatgggtgcaggaccatctgcttcaaccaacgTCCACTCTGACAGaaagtcttccttgttaatctcacatatattgtgcaggacACAGCGAGCAAACACAACACCTGGGACTAAGGTGGTAGAGATATCCAGACGGTTGGACAGGCACCACCGGCAGCCATTTAGACGGCAatatgcatgttccaccactatccttgcagaattaagggccttgttaaatctttgctgatccagatccagtccttggtgctgtgtgaaccccttcatcagccaatttCGTAGTGGATATGCCAGATGACCCACAAGATGCGTTGGAacctccactccattaacatccttggacacctgcaggcacaacaatggagaatgttGTTAATTCATACACATGACCGTTGACACAATAAGCATACATAAGATTGACACATGGAGCTTTGTAGGGTGAACACTCACATCAGGTGGGAAGTGGTATCCGCCCTGGTCCTCTTcctttctatacagaggagagttggcaagcactcggGCATCATGGGTACTGCCCAGCcaacaaacacatctgagaagctgtaacgtgaatggaaagcacagtgaagtgatagacattgagatgtgatgtgataaagaccaataaaggcttagctcaccagaatctgtggtcgACCACCGCTTGCAGAACCATTGAATGCCAGCCTTTGCAATTGTAGTAGGCTGCAGTATGCAAGCTGGGGGcaataatgggaatatgtgatccatcaatggcaccggcacacattgggtatcccctttgcACCAAGCTGTCATTGGTCTCCTGGAGACGTGTTCCAATGGGCAGGGACATGAGACGTTTACCGAGGAACTTCGTCAAGGCGGCCgtcacctcctgcaccaccatgcacacggtgctgatgcctattccaaagatgggactgatggatcgatactcacaaggggtggcataccagCGCAGAGCCACAGCTAATCGAAATCCCGGCTCCATGGTTGCTGCGCCTGGTCTATGcggcttcaggtgaggttctTAGAGTTCCAGCACGAAGTGAAAGGTGCCATGCGACATACGAAAGTGTTTCCTCCATTCAGCAACATCAAATTTGGTGTGGTCATTTCTCCAGAACTCAGTGCCCTGGGATCagttcaacctccagagagacccATGTGTCACTGACAAGCATCATTCACCTTCGTCTGTGAACAATGGTGGGCGAAACCTCTGAGCAGAAACAATTtcaagctggcactggaaggTGTTGTTAAGGTTACTGAACGCTTACTGTAGCTTTTGACAATTCACATCTGATAGGTAATAGACTCAATCAGCTGTGTTTGGGCGGGAAACCAATAtatgaatgggctgccttttgGAGGTTGGGACCCTGTTGGGAAGAATTGATCATTGAACCCTGTCTGGAAGATTTGCTGGCCTAAAGACTTGTATTTTCTCACCCACTCTGGAAGCCTGTGAGTGAGTAAAACCTATACTGGTTGTATTTTCATCGGAATTTATAGCTATCCTATAAACACAAACTTCTCCATGTCCGCCACaagagcggggatctcccagtggccacctgcttcaattccccatcccattctcttgctgacagcctgttcatggtcttgtcgtgactgcaaaaggtggtgctactgaaatgaagcacctccgCACAGCATGAAGTGAACCTGTAACTGCCTTTATATGAACCTCTCGTGCTGCTTTTAGGGGATGACCTCATTCCTCTCTGGGGTGCGCTGgtctaggggagtgatgtcagtgcgttgcGGAGTTGCTGCAACCAGGATGTGGCGACATCTCCCTCCCAGGCAACATGTGTCACCAAATGCATGCTTCtcatgagaagggaaggggggcctaTGCCATCTTGTACCAACTGACTGGGACAGCGATTCGGCCCGCCTGACCACATGGTCGCTCGGCCTGCTATGAAAAACCTCAtccctatcacatccaattaacaccttttgttgggctgGATTTGTCCCCTAACCGGAATTCTgagcctttctgagatttcctgcttctgggttattctgtttattccttgaagaagggctcaggcctgaatgctggaaagaatagctgagttccttcagcatgtcgGTGTGTTTGTAattataatcacagcgtctgcagacttctgtgtttcactcatctttatttgtaatacaaagaactgatgttggcagtggtggtggggagagagtggggggtggggaaccacCTGATGGCATCCTCATTAGTACCTGGACCTACCACTTTGTGTCAGCCTATCCCAACAACTGGGAGCTACAACCCTGCGACAGTTCCCATAGAATTAGAGGACTAACAGTAGATCTGTGTGGAAAGAAGAACCTTAGCTGCTTCTTGCCCTTTCGTGTAAGACTTTATTCGTAATAAATGATCGACCACAAAAAACCCTGTTCCAAGTCTCTTTCAGCCCTTAGTatcatgtccatacattcccatcattgaacattttacatgcgctctctgtttgcactcggatggtgagtgggagcagttcctttggtgcttCAACCTTCTCCCGACCCCTGCACAGAAGCTGTTCTTCATCCTGctgatgctggttctgatcctcctttctcttccttgatgggagcagctgagagatgctgtgggcagggtcaaagggcttctccaggatttggcatggcctcttcagacaaggatcctgctagatcacactgatggggaagagggagactccagtgatcctctctgttgctctgagggtcctgtggattgactccaatccatttctctgcaaggaCCCTCTCATCCAGTTTAGTTTGTACTTGTGTGGTGTTTCAAGGTCCCTCGGCCTGACGGAGATTGCCGATTCTATCGCATCTGCTGATTCCAAACGACCTTAGTTCCTCCGTCCTGTCGGGTCAGTCCGATTTAATGTTTCTcatcttttgtttgattttttaagattgtgtagtggatgtgtgtggggtataagtgcatgggtgcttgtgggtgggtatatgtgtgtgcgtgtgtaagaaggggtgtgagggacagtgtgtgtgtgtgtgtgtgtgtgtgtgtgtgtgtgtgtgtgtgtgtgtgggagtgggagtgtctgttggcatttgggtgtgtgtggtagtgtgtgtgtgcgtgcatgtatgtgggggttttatttacagtgaaaaagtatatacagaatatttacaatatatacagaatatatacagaagagtgaacaaatatatacaaatatatcaacgatcaaatatatacagaacatatgtataaagcacaacatcgacgtcaaatgaaaagaactcgacaaaattatctcacttaTCGAACACATCCCTGATATAAAAGCACATCTACCAATTTGCCCCGAAAtagttggggttgtgtgtgggatttgggatgtgtgtgtggagttgtgtggaattgggtgtgtgtttgtggactgCATGTTCGGGTATTGGGGTGTTGGATGGaacgtgtgagtggatgtgtgtggtgtgtgtgggtgagattgtgcagtggatgtgtgtgggttatATGTGCATGTTGCTTGTGGGTGGgaatgtgtgtgggcgtgtgtaagaaggggtgtgggggagggtgtgtgtgtgagggtgtgtgtgcagatatgtggggcttttgtttacagtgaaaaagtatatacagaatatatacaatatatacagaatatatacagaacagtgaacaaatatatacaaatatatcaacgatcaaatatatacagaacatttgcacaaagcacaacatcgacgtcaaatggaaggaactcgacaaaattaacTCACTTATGGAACACGTCCCTGATAGAAAAgcacatcttccaatttgccccaaaatcattgggatgtgtgtctggagttttgtgggattggggtgtgtgtttggggtctgcatgtggggttatggagggaatgggtgaggggttgtgtgtggggtgtgtgggtaggattgtgtggtggatatgtgtggagtgtatgtgcttgggtccttttgggtaggtatgtgtgtgggcgtgtgtaagaaggggtgtgagggaggttgtgtgtatgtatgtgtgcgtgtgggagggtgtgggagtgggtatgtgtgcgtgtgtgcatttccttctttccattttccataagtgaacaaatatatgcagacatttgtacaaagcacaacatcgacgtcaaatggaaggaactcgacaaaattatctcactgatagaacatgtcgctgatataaaagaacatcttccaatttgccccgAAATAATTGGGGGGACCTATCCTGAACGATTTTCAGAACCTTTCATTCTAAAACCCGACTTCCAGACCCATATTATATTCGTCTAGGAACAAAGTCTACTTTAAATACAAGAATCTGGTTCGGAGACGGgattaaggggagagggagaaaagagattctattggagtgtggatgtgtgtgtgtgtggggtcactgtgggagttgtctgagtgtgtggattgaGTGTGTGGGAAGTGGATGTGATAGgtttgtgtggggtgagtgtttggtaagtgtggggatgtggggtgtgtgtgtaagtgggagtgtgtgtgggaagtgtgtgtaagtatgtgggtgtgtggggtgtgtgtgggaattgtgtgtggtctgtgtgttgtgtggagtcagtgtggaaggtgtctgagtgtgtgggaagtgtgtttgtgggtgtgtgtgagaggtgtgtgtggggtgtgtgtaagtgggagtgtgTGGGTTGTATGTGAGGATTAATGTAGGGGGctgtgggggtgtctgagtgtgtggatggggggtgagagtgtgtgggatgggtggatgggggtgtggaggggtgtgtgttgtgggttatgtgtgtgggagtgtgtatgaggggtatgtgtgtgtgggttatgtgtggtgtgtgtttgtgagggatgtgtgtttgtggggggtggatgtgtagggagtggggtgtgtgggggtgggtgtgtgtatggtgtgttaatgtggtgtgtgtgtgagggatgggtgtgtgtgggaagtgtgtgtagatgtgtgtttgtgagaatatgggtagggggcagtgtgggggtgtctgagtgtgtggatgtgtgggtggggggtgagagtgtgtgaaatgggtggagagatggtgtggaggggtgtgtgtatgaggggtgtgggtgtgggttatgtgtggtgtgtgtttgtgagggatgtgtgtttgtggagggtggatgtgtagggagtggggtatgtggggggtgggtgtgtgtatagtgtgttagtgtggggtgtgtgtgtgagtgatgggtgcgagaggggtgtgtgtgggaaatgTGTGTAGATGAGTGTTTGTGAAGTgtagggggcagtgtgggggtgtctgagtgtgtgtatgtgtgggtggggggtgagagtgtgtgggatgggtggagagatggtgtggaggggtgtgtgttgtggggcatgtgtgagggtgtgtgtatgaggggtgtgggtgtgggttatgtgtggtgtgtgtgaggggtgtgtgtgtggttgtgaggggtgtgagtttgtgggggatgggtgtatggggagtgtgtgaagggtgtgggtttggggtgtgtgtgggggtgtgtatgtgtgagtgggtgtgtgtggcagcgtgagtgtgtgtgtcagtgtctgtgtggggcacCAACGTATATAGGACATGGCAAGCATTGcatgcccccccaccccgcttgtcAGCGCTACTTCCATCCCCATACTTGTCAATGACGACGTCATCTTGCACCCCTTGacacatcagcgatggcaccaacctccctccctccatcagcgatggcgccaacctccctccctccatcagcgatggcaccacccccctccttccatcagcgatggcaccaacctccctccctccatcagcgatggcaccaacctccctccctccatcagcgatggcaccacccccctccttccatcagcgatggcaccaacctccctccctccatcagcgatggcaccacccccctccctccatcagcgatggcactaacctccctccctccatcagcgatgacaccaacccccctccctccatcagcgacggcaccaatccacctccctccatcagcgacggcaccaacccccctccctccatcagcgaaggcaccacccccctccctccatcagcgacggcaccaacccccctccctccatcatcgACGGCGCCAATGccctcacccacacctccccatGGGTCAGCGACTGCACCAATGCCCTCACTTCCACCATGGGCGCTATtttggggtttgtgtgtgtggggaatttgggtaagtctctgatgtttggggatgtgagtatggtgtgtatgtgtggtgggttagtgtgtgtggtgggttagtgtgtggggtggatttgagtgtgggggttgtttgtgtttgtgtggtgtttttgtgtgtgagtttgtgtgtgttaggggttttgtgcttgtgtggtgtttatgagtggggtttgtgtgtgtgtgggatttgaatatagagagtgtgtgtgtgggtatgggatgtgtggcttgtgtggggtttgcatatggagggttggtgtgtgtgtgtgtgtgtgtgtgtgtgtgatatacgtggagggaatgtgtgtgtgtctatgtgtgagcgcatgagtgtgggggaaatatgtgtggggtggtgtgggtgggtggatttgcgggtttgtgtgtgagggggttgtatgagggagtgtgtgtgtgggtgtatttatggggtgtgtgtgtgtaggggtatgTGGTTCGGGATGTGTGTGTAGGGCCATGTGAGTGGGAGTGCATGTGT
This genomic window from Narcine bancroftii isolate sNarBan1 chromosome 3, sNarBan1.hap1, whole genome shotgun sequence contains:
- the LOC138759063 gene encoding uncharacterized protein produces the protein MTAWCKGDTQCVPVPLMDHIFPLLPPACILQPTTIAKAGIQWFCKRWSTTDSGELSLYWSLSHHISMSITSLCFPFTLQLLRCVCWLGSTHDARVLANSPLYRKEEDQGGYHFPPDVSKDVNGVEVPTHLVGHLAYPLRNWLMKGFTQHQGLDLDQQRFNKALNSARIVVEHAYCRLNGCRWCLSNRLDISTTLVPGVVFARCVLHNICEINKEDFLSEWTLVEADGPAPISTDCRNQQAHGHQAIHSAILSIL